One window of the Paraburkholderia sp. PGU19 genome contains the following:
- a CDS encoding class I SAM-dependent rRNA methyltransferase, protein MNTVTLKPSKEKSLLRRHPWVYANAIDRVDGKPAAGATVLVRAHDGRFLARAAYSPHSQIRARVWSFDESEPVDHAFFKRRVQSALAHRQSMVHNTGATRLIFGEADGLPGLIVDYYIQDDDSKRGQIVCQFMAAGVEAWKDAIVQALIGVTGCPNVYERSDVSIREKEGLEQTVGVLAGDAPPETLISSENGVRYHVDVRNGHKTGFYVDQRDNRALVQELSKDRDVLNCFCYTGGFSLAALKGGAKRVVSIDSSGEALALAQANVTANGFDAARATWLDADAFKTLRRLYDDGERFDLIVLDPPKFAPSREHVDRAARAYKDINLTGLKLLRPGGLLFTYSCSGAIDAELFQKIVAGAAADARVDARILKRLGAGVDHPLLTAFPEGEYLKGLLLQIA, encoded by the coding sequence AAAGAGAAATCGCTGCTGCGCCGCCATCCGTGGGTCTACGCGAATGCGATCGACCGCGTCGACGGCAAGCCCGCCGCCGGCGCCACCGTGCTGGTGCGCGCGCACGACGGCCGCTTTCTCGCGCGCGCCGCGTACAGCCCGCATTCGCAGATCCGCGCGCGCGTCTGGAGCTTCGACGAAAGCGAACCCGTCGATCACGCGTTCTTCAAGCGCCGCGTGCAGAGCGCGCTCGCTCACCGTCAGTCGATGGTGCACAACACGGGCGCGACGCGGCTGATCTTCGGCGAAGCGGACGGCCTGCCGGGGCTGATCGTCGATTACTACATCCAGGACGACGATTCGAAGCGTGGCCAGATCGTTTGTCAGTTCATGGCAGCGGGCGTCGAAGCGTGGAAGGACGCGATCGTGCAGGCGCTGATCGGCGTGACGGGCTGCCCGAACGTCTACGAGCGTTCGGACGTGTCGATCCGCGAAAAGGAAGGGCTCGAACAGACGGTCGGCGTACTCGCCGGCGACGCACCACCCGAAACGCTGATTTCGAGCGAAAACGGCGTGCGCTATCACGTCGATGTGCGCAACGGCCACAAGACGGGTTTTTACGTCGATCAGCGCGACAACCGCGCGCTGGTGCAGGAACTGTCGAAAGACCGCGACGTGCTGAACTGCTTCTGCTACACGGGCGGCTTCTCGCTGGCGGCGCTCAAGGGCGGCGCGAAGCGCGTGGTATCGATCGATTCGTCCGGTGAAGCGCTGGCATTGGCGCAAGCAAACGTCACGGCCAACGGCTTCGACGCCGCGCGCGCCACCTGGCTCGACGCCGACGCCTTCAAGACGCTGCGCCGCCTGTACGACGACGGCGAGCGCTTCGACCTGATCGTGCTCGATCCGCCGAAATTCGCGCCGTCGCGCGAGCACGTGGACCGCGCCGCGCGCGCGTACAAGGACATCAACCTCACCGGCCTCAAGCTGCTGCGGCCGGGCGGCCTGCTGTTCACCTACTCGTGCTCGGGCGCGATCGATGCTGAACTGTTCCAGAAGATCGTCGCCGGCGCAGCCGCCGACGCGCGCGTCGATGCGCGCATTCTCAAGCGACTCGGCGCGGGCGTCGATCATCCGCTGCTGACGGCGTTCCCGGAAGGCGAATATCTGAAAGGCCTATTGTTGCAAATCGCCTGA